A stretch of DNA from Aciduliprofundum sp. MAR08-339:
ATGGATACAATTCAGATACTTCAGGGTGCCCTTGCTCCCATACTTCTCATCTCCGCGGTTGGGCTTCTGCTTCTGGGACTTGGAAACAGAATTGGGAGAATAATTGACAGAATAAGAAAATTCTCTGAGGAGGTTCGCAGGGGAGAGGTTGGAGAAGAGCGCATGCGAATCATCCAGGTTCAAAAAAGCACCCTTGTGAAGCGTCTCAAACTATGTAGAAATGCCATGCTATATTACTATCTTGCCATACTGTTCACCTCCATATCTTCCATAATGTCCTTTGCCCAGTTTTTCAATCACGTATTTGGATACCTTGCAGTATGGGCCCTTGCCTTCGCCTTAAGCGCCCTGTTCATAGGCATAATTTACGCACTCTATGAGGTTATATTTACCTACACGGCGGTGTTGAAGGAGGCATCATTCTACTTGGATGAAAATCGTTAAATACTCCATTGGGGATTTAGAATCATGAAAATTTGGAATAGCCACATCATCATGGA
This window harbors:
- a CDS encoding DUF2721 domain-containing protein, which encodes MDTIQILQGALAPILLISAVGLLLLGLGNRIGRIIDRIRKFSEEVRRGEVGEERMRIIQVQKSTLVKRLKLCRNAMLYYYLAILFTSISSIMSFAQFFNHVFGYLAVWALAFALSALFIGIIYALYEVIFTYTAVLKEASFYLDENR